The DNA sequence GAGCGCGGTCAAATTCCTCAAACATGAGGAGGTCAAGTTTGGAAGTGCATATATCAAGGGCCTCCGCGGTTGTGGTGCAACACGTCCCTGCTTCCATCGCGGACTGGTTCATGGAATGGCAGCGCGGCGTCGCTGGTGCAGCTGAGGGGTTTGCGGGCTATCGCGGCACCGACGTCTACCCCCCGGGTGACAGCCGGCGAGACGAGTGGGTGGTGGTGATCCACTTCGACGATGAAAAGTCACTTCAGGGGTGGCTGAACTCGTCGGTTCGGGCGCAGTGGGTGGAGAAACTCCAAGCGCACGTCGGGGACTTTGAGCTGAAGGCTCTGCCAGGGGGTTTCGGCGCTTGGTTTGCCGGACATGCCCAAGGCCCGGCGGCGCCGCCGCCCTCCTGGAAAATCGCCCTGACGGTGCTTCTCGGGCTATATCCTACCGTCATGTTGCTCACGCTCTTTCCGGGTCCTTACACGGAGCCTCTGGGACTGGCGTTGGCCATGCTGATCGGAAACACCCTCAGCGTAGCCATTCTCCAGTGGGTCGTGATGCCGGTGCTGAACATCGTGCTCACCCCTTGGCTCAGGGCAAATTCTGAGAAGGAAAGGGCCATCTCGGTCGGTGGGCTTTTTCTGATCCTCCTCGTCTTGGCGGGCTTGGCCCTCCTGTTCCGCCAGGTGACGGGATAGACGAACTCAGAGCGACGCATCCATCATGATGCCCAGTTGATCGCCGCCGCTATTCCGAATTAGCGGCGGAGCGGCAGTTGCAAGTGAAAGGCGGTATAACATGGATCTCAACACGGTTTCTGAAGTGGCTCGTCCCTCGACCAGGGATGACATCCCCCACTGGTGCGACTCAGACGCCTGGCTGGCCGGCGGAACCTGGCTTTTCTCCGAACCGCAGCCCGCCGTGCGTCGGCTCATCGATCTGGAACAGCTTCGCTGGGAACCGCTGCAAGTCAGCGAGACAGGTCTCGCAATTGCCGCGACGTGCACGATCAGCCAGCTCTATGGCCTCTCTGCGCCTGGGGAGTGGAGCGCTGCGCCCCTGATCCGCCAGTGCTGCCGGTCGCTGCTGGCATCGTTCAAGATCTGGAACACTGCTAGCGTGGGCGGTAACATCTGCATGTCCCTGCCGGCCGGTGCGATGATCTCCCTGACTGCCGCTCTCGAAGGCGTTTGCACGATCTGGCCGCACGACGGGGGCGAGCGGTGCGTAGGGGTCGTGGATTTCGTCACCGGCGTTCAGCAGAACGTCCTAGGACCGGGGGATTTGCTCCGCAGCATCAACTTGCCGGCATCTGCCCTTCAGAAGCGAACCAGCTTTCGCCGAATGTCGCTGACGCACCTGGGCCGGTCCTCGGTGTTGCTCATCGGCGTCGTATGCCCGCTTGAAGGGAGTTTTGCGCTGACCGTCACCGCCGCCACAGTGCGACCAGTTCGGATCGAGTTCCCTGGGGTCCCGGCTGCCGATCAACTTCGAAGCAAGCTTCGCGAAGCGATCCCGGATGCTTTGTACCTGGATGACGTTCATGGGACCCCTGCGTACCGCAAACATATGACCTTCTATTTCGCCGAAGAAATCCGCAGTGAACTTTCGGCCGGGGGTGGCTCATGATTTATCACATCAACGGCAAGACCTTCTCCAGAGAGCCGCGGCCCGGGCAGTGCCTGCGGACCTTCCTGCGCGATCTGGGGTGGCTCGGAGTCAAGAAGGGATGCGATGCCGGCGATTGCGGAGCATGCACAGTCTGGCTCGATGGCGTTCCCGTCCACAGTTGCCTGGTGCCGGCATTCCGCGCTGCGGGCCGACAGGTGACGACGATCGAGGGATTAGCCGTCGATGGAGAACTCCATCCCGTGCAGCAGGCGTTTATCGACGCACAGGGTTTCCAGTGCGGATTCTGTACAGCGGGGCTTACCATGACCGCTGCCAGCCTCAACGAGGAAGACCGCAAGGACTTGCCGCACATGCTCAAGGGCAATCTCTGCCGTTGTACCGGATACCACTCGATCGAGGACGCGATCGGTGGAATGAAGGCGATTGAGGAACCGCAGCCGGGAGAGGCGTTCGGCAGCAGCGTCGCGGCGCCGGCATCCGCAGCAATCGTCACGGGAAAGGAGCCCTATACCCTCGACATGCACATGGACGGACTGCTGCACCTTAGACTGCTCCGGTCACCGCACGCGCACGCGCGGATTGTGTCTATTCGCAAGGAACGCTCATTGGCGGTTCCCGGTGTCCACGCGGTCTTCACGTGGGAGGATGTCCCGCGGCGGCTGTTTACCAGGGCCAATCACGACGATTATCACTCCGATCCCAACGACACGTACATTCTGGACAACGTGGTCCGTCACGTGGGTCAGAGCGTCGCGGCCGTGGTGGCGGACAGCGTGGGAGCTGCAGAGGAGGGATGCCGCCGCCTGGAGGTGGACTATCAATTGCTGCCGGCTGTTTTCGATCCGGAGGAAGCGATGCGCGTCGGCGCTCCGGTCCTTCACGACAAGGGCGCCGAGTCCCGTATCCAGCGACCGGGTCGAAACATCTTGCTCGAACTCCACGGCGGCGTTGGCGACGTTGAGGCCGCTTTCGCGCAGGCGGATGTCCTCCACGAAGCGACCTATTCTACGCCCCGAGCCCAGCATGCTCATCTCGAGACGCACTGCACGACCGCGTGGATCGACGAAAACCAGCGTCTGAATGTCCGGACCAGCACACAGACCCCTTTCCTTACCAAGGCAAAGCTGTGCTATCTCTTCGGCCTCTATCCGAACAGCGTGCGTGTGTTCACCGAGCGCGTCGGCGGCGGATTCGGCGCGAAGCAGGAAATGGTGACAGAGGATATTTGCGCCCTCGCCACGATCAAGACAGGCAAGCCGGTCCAGTTGGAGTACACCAGGGAGGAGCAATTCTTCGGCGCCACCACGCGGCATCCGATGAAGATCCACGTGAAGGTCGGGGCAAAACGGGACGGCACGCTGACCGCCCTCCATTTACGAATCGTTTCTAACACGGGGGCCTACGGCACGCATGGCGGCTCAGTACTCTTCCATTCCACGGGCGAATCGGTTTCGGTCTATCATTGCCCGAACAAGAAGATCGACGCCTACGCGGTTTACACCAACACGGTCCCCGCCGGGGCATTTCGCGGCTACGGGCTGTCGCAGACAATTTTTGCGGTCGAGTCGGCGATGGACGAACTCGCCCGGGGCTTGAACATGGACCCCATCGAGTTCCGACATCGAAATGTCGTACACCCCGGCGATCCGATGACGTCGCTGGGCTGTGAGCCGGACGACCTGGACTACGGAAGCTATGGACTGGACCAGTGCCTCGATCTGGCGCGCGACGCTCTCGCCCGAGGCAATGGACTTGCCTGCCCCGAGGGAGATGAGTGGCTGGCTGGGAAGGGTGTCGCGCTGGCAATGATTGCTTGTACGCCGCCCCTCGAGCATCGTTCCGAAGCGGGTCTCAGCCTGGAGGCTGATGGCAAGTACCACCTGACAATCGGGTCGCCGGAATTCGGCAATGGTTCAACCACGGTCCGCCGACAGATTATCGCCACGGTTCTCGGCACTTCCCCGGAGAGCGTGTTCTCAATCCAGTCTGACACCGATCGCACGGGCTATGATACCGGGCCGTTCGGCAGCGCCGGAACGACCGTGGCTGGAAAGGCGGTGCATCAGGCGGCAGAATCCCTTCGGGAGCGGATCTTGGATTTCGCTGCCCGGCATTGCGGTACCAGCCGCGACAAATGCCGGCTGGAATCGGATGCTGTTGTTTGCGATGGCGCCAGGATCGGGCTGGTTGATCTTCACAACGCGGCATTGCAGGCGGGACAGCTTCTGCAGGTCGTACGCAAGGCCTATGGAACGCCGCGCACAGTGGCTTTTAACGTTCACGGTTTCCGGATCGCGGTCCATCGCGTTACAGGGGAAATCAAAATCCTCCAGAGCGTTCAAGCAGTTGATGCCGGAGTGGTGATCAATCCGCGGCAACTCCAGGGCCAGGTCGAAGGCGCTATTGCCCAGGGACTGGGATGGGCCCTTTACGAAAAAATGGTTTTCGACCAGGAGGGACGGGTCGTTAACCCGACATTCCGTCACTACCGCATCCCGGCTTACGCCGATGTCCCACGCAGCGAGGTCTATTTTGCACGGACAACGGATGTCTTTGGCCCCCTGGGTGCCAAGAGCATGAGCGAAGCTCCGATCAACCCGGTAGCCCCGGCGCTGGCCAACGCTTTGGCCGATGCCACCGGCATCCGCTTTCATGAACTTCCCCTGGCCCCCGATCACATCTACAGCGTCATCCTCGGGAAACACCCACCGGCGAACGACGGCGCACCCGATCAGAGGGTATCGCCTGGCGCCTGATCGGCAGGCCGCAGAACACGGCGAGAAGACGAAACGGCCGTCCCAGCATTTTATTGTTTGAGATGCGTGAGGAGCCAACTGGAAATCCTTGTGGCGGCGGTTCGATTCCGCCCCTCGGCACCATGGGAATACTTAAGGGTTCAAGAGATTTCTTGAACCCTTTTTCTTTTGTGGAAACCTTTGAAGACTTGAAAATCACAAAGCCACCAAGTATTCTCGGCAATCCGGCGATATCGTCGCGTTACAGGAAGACGCACTAGGCATTGCATTTGGCTCAGCGGAGGACGCGGGGCGAACTCTTGTCTACAGACCGCTCCGCTGACTCGAAACTTCAGAACGTGGCAAGAATGTGCTAATTTGTTTCGGGCCCGCGGCGGCAGGCCATCGTTGAACCGAGCAGTTAGGCAAAGTATGTCGGCAAACGTCTCCCTCTCTTGGGGAAAAAAGCTGGTTTTCGCAATTGTTACCATCGTGGGGCTCCTGGTGTTGGTGGAAGCGGCATCGCGTTCTCTGCGGGCTAACCTGCCTTCTTATTGGAACTACCGGGACCGTCTCACCAACGCAGCTTACACAAGCAAGCCTTGGTTCAGTGAGGGATTCCTCCAAGCGTCCTTTGTTCAACCCGGCGGTTGGCATACACCTGAAGGAACGCGTCTTATTCTTCCACGTGACTACTCCGACCGGTACTTCACGGTCACGGGCGGAGTCCGAAAGACCACAGGTTTTGTGAGGAATCCTCGCGTGCCGTTTGGTGGACGTATTTGTATTTTTGGAGGCTCGACCACTTATTGCTCCGAAGTGCCTGACGATTTGACTTGGCCCAGCCAACTCCAGAACCTCATAAACAAGGCCGTTCCCGATGCTCAGTTTGAGGTAATTAACTATGGCGTAACATCGGTCAACTCCTATCAGGAGTTGGAAAGGCAGCGTCTGGAGCTTTCCAGAGGCGACGCACCCGCTCTCTGTATTTTTTTGAATGGAGCGAACGACGTTATTCAGGGTGTTGTCTGCAAGCAGCCTCGTGGCACGATTTATGAAACTTTGGCAGATCGGGAGGCGCGGTGGACTGTCAAGATTCGTCGCCGTTTGGCTTTTGTCGATCTGGCTGCAGGCGAGTGGGCACGGCTGAAGCGGAATAACCAGGGCGACTTGCCCGATCATTTGCAGAATGCCGGCATTGTGAGCGACTTGGTTAAGCAGACTTCGGAAAATTATGAAAAAAACATGCGCGACGCAGCGAGCGCCTGCGCCGGTCGCGGGTGCCAGGTTTTTGTCTTTTTGCAGCCTGGTCTGTATACAATCGATCGGCCTTTGACCGCTCACGAAACGGAAGTCTTATCCAGATGTCATGTTGCTTACGGTCATGTTTTCAAGGTCACCTACCCGGCACTGAGGGACGCAATAGGCAGGCTAAAGGAATCGGGTCTTGCGGCGCACGATGCCTCAGGAATTCTTGACGCCAACCGGGCGCCTATTTTCCTCGACGCTTTTCACGTGGAGAGTGCCGGAAACGCGATCATCGCGGAATATGTGGCCGGAATCATCGGGCCGAGCCTTTCAGAGGCAGCTCGCAAAGCCACCGGCCACTGACCATCCACGAAATCGTACGGTGCGGCGTCAAGACGGAGTTACGATGGCTTCAGATCACCTCGAATGGCTGAATAGCATTCTGAGCTGCCCCAGCACGGGTTCGCCCACTCGGTATGACGGAAGCGGGTTTGTGAGTGTGGGCCGCCCTTCTATCAGGTTTCCTATCGAGGCAGGCATTTTGAGGGCCTTCCTGCCCGTCGAAGGAGATGACGTTGCCGTGCTGATGGAAGATTTCTACAGCCATCATCCGTTTCCGAACTACGATGAAATGGAGACGATAGGTTCTCTGCTGGAGAAAAGCTTTGCTCGTCGCTTTTCCGATCTCTTGAACCGTTCGATACCGCCCCTTACCACGGTTCTCGAAGCGGGATGCGGTACAGGGCAGCTTGGAAATTTCTTGAGCATTGCCAACCGGCGGGTACTCTCTTGCGACATGACCTGGAACTCGCTCAAACTTGGTCAGGAATTCAAGGATCGTAACGGCCTGACAAACGTCACGTTTGCCCAGATGAATCTTTTCAGGCTTCCTCTTCTTCAGGAGAGTTTTGACGTCGTGATTTGCACCGGCGTGTTGCATCATACTTCCGATCCCAAGAAGGGATTTCAAGGGCTCGTGCGCTTTGTTAAACCAGGGGGGCATATTATCATAGGCCTCTACAATTCCCTCGGACGCCTTAAGAACCGCCTGCTGGCATGGCTTTCGTGGATTGGCGGTGAGCGAGTGCTGGCCGTAGAGCCATATTTACGAAAGCATCCCATGGACGAAGAAAAAAGGCGCGCTTGGGCTATGGACCAGTACCGCAACCCGCACGAATCGCGGCATACCATGGATGAGGTGCTGGGATGGTTCGACCAAGCAGGAATCAGGTTCATTCGAGCGATTCCCAGCACAATTCCCGGTGATGAGTCCACTTGGGATTACAGGCGATCCCTTTTCGAACCGGAGTCATCGGGCACACACTTAGGCCGAATAGTAACGCAGATGCACCAAATGGTTAACGACGTAGAGGGCGGGCTCTTCATCATGATCGGAAAGAAGCAATAAAAACACCGTTCGCGGACGAAGAGACATAT is a window from the Desulfomonile tiedjei genome containing:
- a CDS encoding FAD binding domain-containing protein, with protein sequence MDLNTVSEVARPSTRDDIPHWCDSDAWLAGGTWLFSEPQPAVRRLIDLEQLRWEPLQVSETGLAIAATCTISQLYGLSAPGEWSAAPLIRQCCRSLLASFKIWNTASVGGNICMSLPAGAMISLTAALEGVCTIWPHDGGERCVGVVDFVTGVQQNVLGPGDLLRSINLPASALQKRTSFRRMSLTHLGRSSVLLIGVVCPLEGSFALTVTAATVRPVRIEFPGVPAADQLRSKLREAIPDALYLDDVHGTPAYRKHMTFYFAEEIRSELSAGGGS
- a CDS encoding molybdopterin-dependent oxidoreductase, which translates into the protein MIYHINGKTFSREPRPGQCLRTFLRDLGWLGVKKGCDAGDCGACTVWLDGVPVHSCLVPAFRAAGRQVTTIEGLAVDGELHPVQQAFIDAQGFQCGFCTAGLTMTAASLNEEDRKDLPHMLKGNLCRCTGYHSIEDAIGGMKAIEEPQPGEAFGSSVAAPASAAIVTGKEPYTLDMHMDGLLHLRLLRSPHAHARIVSIRKERSLAVPGVHAVFTWEDVPRRLFTRANHDDYHSDPNDTYILDNVVRHVGQSVAAVVADSVGAAEEGCRRLEVDYQLLPAVFDPEEAMRVGAPVLHDKGAESRIQRPGRNILLELHGGVGDVEAAFAQADVLHEATYSTPRAQHAHLETHCTTAWIDENQRLNVRTSTQTPFLTKAKLCYLFGLYPNSVRVFTERVGGGFGAKQEMVTEDICALATIKTGKPVQLEYTREEQFFGATTRHPMKIHVKVGAKRDGTLTALHLRIVSNTGAYGTHGGSVLFHSTGESVSVYHCPNKKIDAYAVYTNTVPAGAFRGYGLSQTIFAVESAMDELARGLNMDPIEFRHRNVVHPGDPMTSLGCEPDDLDYGSYGLDQCLDLARDALARGNGLACPEGDEWLAGKGVALAMIACTPPLEHRSEAGLSLEADGKYHLTIGSPEFGNGSTTVRRQIIATVLGTSPESVFSIQSDTDRTGYDTGPFGSAGTTVAGKAVHQAAESLRERILDFAARHCGTSRDKCRLESDAVVCDGARIGLVDLHNAALQAGQLLQVVRKAYGTPRTVAFNVHGFRIAVHRVTGEIKILQSVQAVDAGVVINPRQLQGQVEGAIAQGLGWALYEKMVFDQEGRVVNPTFRHYRIPAYADVPRSEVYFARTTDVFGPLGAKSMSEAPINPVAPALANALADATGIRFHELPLAPDHIYSVILGKHPPANDGAPDQRVSPGA
- a CDS encoding class I SAM-dependent methyltransferase, whose amino-acid sequence is MASDHLEWLNSILSCPSTGSPTRYDGSGFVSVGRPSIRFPIEAGILRAFLPVEGDDVAVLMEDFYSHHPFPNYDEMETIGSLLEKSFARRFSDLLNRSIPPLTTVLEAGCGTGQLGNFLSIANRRVLSCDMTWNSLKLGQEFKDRNGLTNVTFAQMNLFRLPLLQESFDVVICTGVLHHTSDPKKGFQGLVRFVKPGGHIIIGLYNSLGRLKNRLLAWLSWIGGERVLAVEPYLRKHPMDEEKRRAWAMDQYRNPHESRHTMDEVLGWFDQAGIRFIRAIPSTIPGDESTWDYRRSLFEPESSGTHLGRIVTQMHQMVNDVEGGLFIMIGKKQ